TCGCCGACACGGCGTCCTCGATGCGGTGCTTCTTCTCCTTGAGCTCGACCTCGGTGGCCGCGCCGACCTTGATCACGCACACGCCGCCGGCCAGCTTCGCGAGCCGCTCCTGCAGCTTCTCGCGGTCCCAGTCGGAGTCGGTGTTCTCGATCTCGGCCCTGATCTGGGAGACGCGGGCAGCCACGTCGTCGGACGAGCCGCCGCCGTCGATGACCGTGGTGTCGTCCTTGGTCACCGTGACCCGGCGCGCGGTGCCGAGCACCTCGAGGCCGACCTGGTCCAGCTTGAGCCCGATCTCGGGCGCGACGACCTGCCCGCCGGTGAGGGCGGCGAGGTCCTCGAGCATGGCCTTGCGGCGGTCACCGAACCCGGGAGCCTTGACGGCCACCGAGTTGAAGATGCCGCGGATCTTGTTGACCACGAGGGTGGCCAGGGCCTCGCCCTCGACGTCCTCGGCGATGATCACCATCGGCTTGCCGGCCTGAACGACCTTCTCCAGCAGCGGGAGCAGGTCGGACATCGAGGAGATCTTGCCCTGGTGGATCAGGATGTACGCGTCGTCCAGGACGGCTTCCTGGCGCTCGGCGTCGGTCACGAAGTTCGGCGAGATGAAGCCCTTGTCGAACTGCATGCCCTCGGTGAGCTCGAGCTCGGTGCCCAGGGTGTTGGACTCCTCGACGGTGATCACACCGTCCTTGCCCACCTTGTCGAAGGACTCGGCGATCAGCTGGCCGATCTGCGCGTCCTGCGCGGAGATGGTGGCCACGTGGGCCATCTCCTCCCGGGTGTCGACCGACTTGGCCTTTTCCAGGAGGAAGGTGTTGATCGTCTCGACCGCGCGGTCGATGCCCTTCTTCAGCGACATCGGGTTGGCGCCGGCGGCGACCGCCCGCAGCCCGACGTGCACCATCGCCTGGGCGAGCACGGTCGCCGTGGTGGTGCCGTCACCGGCGATGTCGTTGGTCTTGGTGGCGACTTCCTTGACGAGCTGGGCGCCGAGGTTCTCGAACGGGTCCTCGAGCTCCACCTCGCGGGCAACCGTCACACCATCGTTGGTGATGGTGGGGGCGCCCCACTTCTTGTCGATGACGACGTTGCGGCCCTTGGGGCCCAGCGTCACCTTCACGGTGTTCGCGAGGGCGTCGACGCCGCGCTCGAGGGCGCGCCGTGCGTTCTCGTCGAACTCCAGGATCTTCGGCATGGGTGTAAATGTCCTTCCACGACGCCCTACCGGGTCCTCCGGCGGTGGCCGGGCCCGGCTGGTGCCGGTCGTCAGTCGTCCCTCGAACGTGTACGTCTGTTGCCGCCTGCGACCAGGCCGGGAGGACCGGGTCGGGGCGGCACGAGCCGGCGGCAGGAGGGTGGTGGCGACGCGACCACACGGTCGCGACCAGGTGGTCGCGGGTCGCGCCCGCCGGGGGTCCGGGCGCGTGGCCCACCCTCCTGCCGGGCGGCGTGTTGGCTACTTCTCGACGACGGCGAGCACGTCGCGCGCGGAGAGGATGAGGAACTCCTCGCCGCTGTACTTCACCTCGGTGCCGCCGTACTTGCTGAAGATCACCTTGTTGCCGACGGCAACGTCGAGCGGGACCCGGTTGCCGTTGTCGTCGATGCGACCCGGACCGACCGCGACGACTTCGCCCTCCTGGGGCTTCTCCTTCGCGGTGTCAGGAATCACCAGACCCGACGCGGTTGTCTCTTCGGCGTCGAGGGTCTTGATGACGATGCGGTCCTCGAGCGGCTTGATGGAGACCGACACTACTGACCTCCCCCTTCACGGGATGTCACGGTGAACACGAGTTCGTGAGTTGTTTTCACCTGTGGAGCGACGCTGGCGAGCCGTCGTCGCGGTGCCGGCCGCCTCGTCGCGGGCTGTTGCTGGCACCCTAAGGTCGAGAGTGCCAAAGCCGAATCTATGCGGTTGTTAGCACTCGGTCAACCTGAGTGCCAGGCGGGTCGGAACCGGACCCGGAAACCGCGACCTCCGGACGGCGGCCGGAGGAGCCGGACCGACGGGAGGGGCGGAGGAGCCGATGGACCTCGAGGTGTTCCGGGCGCTCCGTGGACCCGCCGGCCAGGACCTGCTCGCCGAGGCGCAGGCGGCCTACGACGAGCGCGCCGCGATCACCCTCGCCACCCGGCTGCGCCGCGACCACCCCGCCGACCTGGTGGCCGCCGCGCTCACCCAGGCCGCCCTGCGCCGGCGGGCCCGGACCAAGTTCGGAGCCGACGCGGACCGGATGTTCTTCACCCGCGACGGGCTGGAGCAGGCGACCACCGCCGGGGTCGCGGCCCACCGGGCCGGGCGGATCGCCGCCGTCCTCGGCGCCGACGAGGGCGGCCCGGCGGGTGGCGCCGCAGAACGGGCCGAGCCCGCGCGGGTGGCCGACCTGTGCTGCGGCATCGGCGGAGACCTGCTGGCGCTGGCCCGGGCCGGCCTGGCCGTGACCGGCTTCGACCGGGACCCGCTGACCGCCGAGATCGCGCGGGCCAACCTTGCCGACCTGGCCAACCTGGCCACTCCGGCCGGCTCCGGCGATCCGGCCGGCCGGAGTGTCCAGGCGCACGCCCGGGTCGAGGTGGCCGACGTCACCGAGGTGGACCGCTCCCCCTACGCCGGGGTGGTGGCCGACCCGGCCAGGCGCTCGGGCCGGGGCAGGGTCTTCGACCCGGCCGACTACTCACCGCCCTGGTCGTTCGTGACCGACCTGCTCACCGGCACCGCCTGCGTCAAGACGGCGCCGATCATCCCCCACGCCCTGATTCCCGCCGAGGTGGAGGCGGAGTGGGTCAGCGAGGGCCGCGAGGTGAAGGAGGCGGCCCTGTGGTCGGGTGCCCTGAGGTCGCGGGCGGAGGGATCCGGTGAGCCGGTACGCCGGCGCGCGACCGTGCTGCCGGCGGGTACCGCCCTCACCGACGCCGACGATCCGGGCGATGCGCCGGTCAGCGAACCGCTCGGCTACCTCTACGAACCCGACGGCGCGGTGATCCGCGCCGGCCTGGTGACCGCGGTGGCGCCGCTGGTGGACGGGGCGCTGGTGCACCCGAAGATCGCCTACCTCACCTCCGCCCGATGGGTGCCGACGCCGTTCGCCACGGCGTACCGCATCGAGGAGGTGCTGCCGTACGACGTGAAGGTGCTCAGGCGCGCGTTGCGTGCCCGCGACGTCGGCGCCCTGACCGTGAAGAAGCGGGGCGTGGACGTGGACCCGGACGTCCTCCGCAAGCGCCTCGCCCCGCGGGGGTCGGCCGCGGCGACGCTGGTGGTGACCAGGACCGCCGGCGGTAGCGTCGCCCTGCTGGTGACGCCGCTGGTGACGCCTCCGGGGGAACCCCCGGCCGCGTGAGGACGCGTGCCGACGCCCCGGGCGAGCGAGCCGGGCGTACCCGTTAGTGTCGTTTTGCGGCAGTACCGGCCGCAGCCGACCGAGTGGAAGGACCTCCATGGCCAAGGAAGCGATCCGGACCGACCAGGCGCCCAACCCGGCCGGTGCCTACTCCCAGGGCATCGTGGCCAACGGCTTCCTCTACACCGCGGGCTTCGGCCCGGCCGACCCGAAGACCGGCGAGCTCGTGGAGGGCGGTGTCGCCGAGCAGACCGCACAGGTGATGCGCAACGTCGCCGCGGTGCTCGCCGAGCGCGGCCTCACCTTCGACGACGTGGTGAAGGCCACCGTGCACCTCGCCGACCTGGCCGACTTCGCGGACTTCAACCGGGTGTACGAGTCGTTCCTCGAGGCGCCCTACCCCGTCCGCACCACGGTGGGGTCCCAGCTGAACAACATCCTGGTGGAGATCGACGTGGTGGCCGCGCTGCGGTCCTGACCCGCACTCCCCCGTCCCCCGCACGCGTTCCGGCCCGCGATCTCGTTGCAGAGACGCGGGCCGGATCGCGTACGGGAAAGCGATGCGGCGCTAGCGGCAGTGCTGCGCGGGCAGGTCCCCGGCGTGCACCGGAAGCCGGCCGCCGCCGCGGGCCTTGCCGGTCAGCACGTCGACCAAGGCGCGGAACGCTTCCGGCGTACGCCCGTACAACCCGATCCGCGCCGTGGACGCGGAGCTGCGCGCCAGGCCGTAAGGGGTGTCCAGGGCGACGACCACCGCGCCCGAGCCCGCCTCGCCGCGGTTCAGCAGGTGTACGACGTCGCCGCCCTCGCCCACTGTCAAGCCTGCCTTGCGGGCGGCCTCGGTGAGCCGGGCACGGTCCTCGGACCGGCCACCGACGACGCTGATCCGCTTGTCCACCAGGCGTCCTTCGCACTTGCCCGACACCACGGTGAGTCCCTGCAGCGAGGCGGCGTAGGAGAGGTCCTTCGCCCCGCCGAACTCGACCTGGGACGGCGTCTTCTGCGCGGTCGACCTCGCGTGCAGCATCAACGCGATCGAACGCGCGGCAGCCTCGTCAAGCCGCGCTTGCGGCAGCCGGCCCGTACGCAGCGCCGCCATGATCGCGTCGTGCGTCTTCGCCGCACTGGCCGGCAACAGGAGCACGTCGGCGCCGGCGAGCAGGGCGCGTACGCCTGCCTCGGCGCTGCCGTACTTGTCGGCCACCGCGGCCATCTCCAGCGCGTCGGTGAACACCGCACCCTGGAAGCCGAGCTGTCTGCGCAGGACGCCGTCGATCATCGGCTTCGACACCGACGCCGGCGTGCCCGGATCGACCGCGCGTACGTCGATGTGGGCGACCATGACCGCCGACGCACCGTCCTTGACCGCCATGGCGAACGGCACCAGGTCGCGGCGCTTCAACGTGGCCAGGGAGGCGTGCTGGACGGGCAGGCTGACGTGGCTGTCGGCGGGAACGCTGCCGTGCCCGGGAAAGTGCTTGGGAACGGACAGGATCCCGGCGTCGGCGTACCCCCGCAAGGATCCCTTGACGATGGCGGCGACCTCCTCGGGGTCGTCACCTGCGGAGCGGCTGGCGATGGTCGGGTCGTCCGGGCCGGTGGTCACGTCGGCGTCCGGCGCGAAGACCATGGTGAAGCCGAGCTTGCGCAGCTCCTCCCCGCTGGCCCGGGCGACGCGGCGGGCGAGCTTCGGGTCGCGGGCGGCGCCGAGCGTCATGTACGCGGGGAACTCCGTCAACGGCGCCTTGACTCTGGCGACGAGCCCACCTTCCTGGTCCACGCCGACCAGCAGCGGCCAGTCCCGGCCCTCCTTGCGGGCCTCGGCGTGCAGGGCGGCGTTGACAGCGCTCACCTGCGCGACCGAATCGACGTTGTACCCCATCACGATCACGCCGCCGACGTGGTACCTGCGCAGCGACTCGATCGGCGCCTCGGTCCCCTGGAAGCCGGCCACGATCACCTGGCCGGCCTTCTGGCTGGCCGTCATGCCGGCAACGGTCTGCTGGGCGCGGCGCCACTCCGCCTCGGTCGGGCCCCAGGACAGCTTCCGGTCCGGGCTCGGCGCGGGGGTGGCGGTGGGCCGGCTCGGGCTGCTCGCCGGTGTCGCCTTCGGGTCGGCCCGGGCGCCCCGGCCCGCGCTCCCCGGCCCGTCACCGCCGCCGTCGTCACCGGCTCCACCACAGGCGGTGGACATGATCAGCAGGAGCGCGAGCGCGACGGCGCGAGCCGTCCTTGCCCGCCATCGGCGTGCCAGCATCCGCTCATGGTGCCAAACCTCCGTAGGACCCGCCTGACCCACGGCAGGCATTGGGCGATCGGGTGAGTTCGTGGCCACCGTCGATTGTGACCACCAGGCCGGTGAGCGCGTTCGCCCGGGG
This Actinopolymorpha cephalotaxi DNA region includes the following protein-coding sequences:
- a CDS encoding glycoside hydrolase family 3 protein, which encodes MLARRWRARTARAVALALLLIMSTACGGAGDDGGGDGPGSAGRGARADPKATPASSPSRPTATPAPSPDRKLSWGPTEAEWRRAQQTVAGMTASQKAGQVIVAGFQGTEAPIESLRRYHVGGVIVMGYNVDSVAQVSAVNAALHAEARKEGRDWPLLVGVDQEGGLVARVKAPLTEFPAYMTLGAARDPKLARRVARASGEELRKLGFTMVFAPDADVTTGPDDPTIASRSAGDDPEEVAAIVKGSLRGYADAGILSVPKHFPGHGSVPADSHVSLPVQHASLATLKRRDLVPFAMAVKDGASAVMVAHIDVRAVDPGTPASVSKPMIDGVLRRQLGFQGAVFTDALEMAAVADKYGSAEAGVRALLAGADVLLLPASAAKTHDAIMAALRTGRLPQARLDEAAARSIALMLHARSTAQKTPSQVEFGGAKDLSYAASLQGLTVVSGKCEGRLVDKRISVVGGRSEDRARLTEAARKAGLTVGEGGDVVHLLNRGEAGSGAVVVALDTPYGLARSSASTARIGLYGRTPEAFRALVDVLTGKARGGGRLPVHAGDLPAQHCR
- the groL gene encoding chaperonin GroEL (60 kDa chaperone family; promotes refolding of misfolded polypeptides especially under stressful conditions; forms two stacked rings of heptamers to form a barrel-shaped 14mer; ends can be capped by GroES; misfolded proteins enter the barrel where they are refolded when GroES binds), which produces MPKILEFDENARRALERGVDALANTVKVTLGPKGRNVVIDKKWGAPTITNDGVTVAREVELEDPFENLGAQLVKEVATKTNDIAGDGTTTATVLAQAMVHVGLRAVAAGANPMSLKKGIDRAVETINTFLLEKAKSVDTREEMAHVATISAQDAQIGQLIAESFDKVGKDGVITVEESNTLGTELELTEGMQFDKGFISPNFVTDAERQEAVLDDAYILIHQGKISSMSDLLPLLEKVVQAGKPMVIIAEDVEGEALATLVVNKIRGIFNSVAVKAPGFGDRRKAMLEDLAALTGGQVVAPEIGLKLDQVGLEVLGTARRVTVTKDDTTVIDGGGSSDDVAARVSQIRAEIENTDSDWDREKLQERLAKLAGGVCVIKVGAATEVELKEKKHRIEDAVSATRAAIEEGIVTGGGAALVHAATALDNLSELTGDEKIGVELVRQAVREPLRWIAENAGAQGYVVVEKVRENGPGKGYNAATGEYGDLVGQGVIDPVKVTRSALANAASIAAMLLTTETLVVDKPEDSEETAGQGHGHGHGH
- the groES gene encoding co-chaperone GroES, which encodes MSVSIKPLEDRIVIKTLDAEETTASGLVIPDTAKEKPQEGEVVAVGPGRIDDNGNRVPLDVAVGNKVIFSKYGGTEVKYSGEEFLILSARDVLAVVEK
- a CDS encoding THUMP-like domain-containing protein — its product is MDLEVFRALRGPAGQDLLAEAQAAYDERAAITLATRLRRDHPADLVAAALTQAALRRRARTKFGADADRMFFTRDGLEQATTAGVAAHRAGRIAAVLGADEGGPAGGAAERAEPARVADLCCGIGGDLLALARAGLAVTGFDRDPLTAEIARANLADLANLATPAGSGDPAGRSVQAHARVEVADVTEVDRSPYAGVVADPARRSGRGRVFDPADYSPPWSFVTDLLTGTACVKTAPIIPHALIPAEVEAEWVSEGREVKEAALWSGALRSRAEGSGEPVRRRATVLPAGTALTDADDPGDAPVSEPLGYLYEPDGAVIRAGLVTAVAPLVDGALVHPKIAYLTSARWVPTPFATAYRIEEVLPYDVKVLRRALRARDVGALTVKKRGVDVDPDVLRKRLAPRGSAAATLVVTRTAGGSVALLVTPLVTPPGEPPAA
- a CDS encoding Rid family detoxifying hydrolase, which encodes MAKEAIRTDQAPNPAGAYSQGIVANGFLYTAGFGPADPKTGELVEGGVAEQTAQVMRNVAAVLAERGLTFDDVVKATVHLADLADFADFNRVYESFLEAPYPVRTTVGSQLNNILVEIDVVAALRS